From the genome of Deinococcus sp. AJ005, one region includes:
- a CDS encoding nitroreductase family protein — MTATLTQPQTVAPLTVAEAIETRRSIRKFVQEPMNGGDLHEILRLASLAPSAWNAQTWRFAVVQTAEIKEQLMAAAYGQPQIGSAPAVIVVYSDMEDTLNTVEETAHPGMGDEGRAGQRKTFDGAFGGQDVAQRGQWGLSQANIAFGFVMLAARGLGYDTVPMLGFQPDKVRELLGLPEHVQFAGLLPIGKRAEDGFPHHRHNVERVTKFY, encoded by the coding sequence ATGACCGCCACCCTGACCCAGCCCCAGACCGTCGCCCCCCTCACCGTTGCCGAGGCCATCGAAACCCGCCGCAGCATTCGCAAGTTTGTGCAGGAACCCATGAATGGGGGCGATCTGCACGAGATCCTGCGCCTCGCCAGCCTGGCCCCCAGCGCCTGGAATGCCCAGACCTGGCGCTTCGCCGTGGTCCAGACCGCCGAGATCAAGGAGCAGCTCATGGCCGCCGCCTACGGTCAGCCCCAGATCGGCAGTGCGCCCGCCGTGATCGTGGTCTACAGCGACATGGAAGATACCCTGAACACCGTCGAGGAAACCGCGCACCCTGGCATGGGCGACGAGGGCCGTGCCGGACAGCGCAAGACCTTCGACGGTGCTTTCGGCGGTCAGGACGTGGCCCAGCGCGGGCAGTGGGGCCTCTCGCAGGCCAACATCGCCTTCGGCTTCGTGATGCTGGCGGCGCGTGGTCTGGGCTACGACACCGTGCCCATGCTGGGATTCCAGCCCGACAAGGTGCGCGAACTGCTGGGCCTGCCCGAACACGTCCAGTTCGCTGGGCTGCTGCCCATCGGCAAGCGCGCCGAGGACGGCTTCCCGCATCACCGCCACAACGTCGAGCGCGTCACCAAGTTCTACTGA
- a CDS encoding aldo/keto reductase, whose amino-acid sequence MDYRHLGRTGLKVSPLCLGTMNFGPETTEQDSHAIMDAALERGVNFFDTANVYGRQPGEGVTEQIVGRWLESNPGNRDKIVLATKVYGKMGDGPNDQKLSAYHIRKACEDSLRRLKTDHIDLYQMHHIDRATPWEEVWQAMEQLVREGKVLYVGSSNFAGWNIAQANTLAAQRHFMGLVSEQSLYNLSARMIELEVIPACQALGLGLIPWSPLGGGLLGGALQKASEGRRASENMQKQIDKHRPQLEQYEALCKELGESPADVALAWLLHQPAVTAPIIGPRTAEQLGGALKALDIKLSDETLKKLDDTWPGPGGQAPEAYAW is encoded by the coding sequence ATGGATTACCGTCATCTGGGCCGCACCGGCCTGAAAGTCAGTCCCCTGTGTCTGGGGACCATGAACTTCGGCCCCGAAACCACCGAGCAGGACAGCCACGCCATCATGGACGCAGCGCTGGAGCGGGGCGTCAATTTCTTCGACACCGCCAACGTGTATGGCCGTCAGCCCGGCGAGGGCGTGACCGAGCAGATCGTCGGGCGCTGGCTGGAAAGCAACCCCGGCAACCGCGATAAAATCGTGCTGGCGACCAAGGTCTACGGCAAGATGGGCGACGGCCCCAACGATCAGAAACTCTCGGCGTACCACATCCGCAAGGCGTGCGAGGACAGCCTGCGCCGCCTGAAGACCGATCACATCGATCTGTACCAGATGCACCACATTGACCGGGCCACGCCCTGGGAAGAGGTCTGGCAGGCGATGGAACAACTGGTGCGCGAGGGCAAGGTGCTGTATGTAGGCAGCAGCAACTTCGCGGGCTGGAACATCGCGCAGGCCAACACGCTGGCGGCCCAGCGACACTTCATGGGTCTGGTGTCCGAGCAGAGCCTGTACAACCTGTCGGCGCGCATGATCGAGCTGGAGGTCATCCCGGCCTGTCAGGCGCTGGGACTAGGTCTGATTCCCTGGAGTCCACTGGGCGGCGGCCTGCTGGGCGGTGCCTTGCAAAAGGCCAGTGAGGGCCGCCGCGCCAGTGAAAACATGCAAAAGCAGATCGACAAGCACCGCCCACAACTGGAGCAGTACGAAGCGCTGTGTAAGGAACTGGGCGAGTCCCCGGCAGACGTGGCCCTGGCGTGGCTGCTGCATCAGCCCGCCGTGACGGCCCCGATCATTGGCCCGCGCACGGCAGAGCAACTCGGCGGCGCACTGAAAGCGCTGGACATCAAGCTGAGCGACGAAACCCT
- a CDS encoding TCR/Tet family MFS transporter — protein sequence MSKRPAALIFILITALIDIMGIGLIIPVLPGLVKELAGSEAAGARDIGLLTAAYALMQFVFAPILGTLSDRYGRRPVLLLSLLGMALDYLLLFFAPSLWWLLIGRLIAGVTGASLTVANAYIADVTPPADRAKNFGLLGATFGLGFILGPALGGLLGEYGLRVPFLAAAALSGLNLLYGYFVLPESLPASARGKKLNRKDLNPLTPLKALGEYALLRSLALTFVLLGLAGQVIFSTWVLYTEGVLSWTPLQNGIALAFFGLLTAVVQGGLIGISIKKLGERRTILLGLALSTAEFLLLSVARSSPVLYASLVVGAGGGLAQPAIQGLISRQVSETEQGRVQGAITSLTSLVGVVGPIVATAVFAYFNGGGASVRVPGAAFIMGAALSLAGLFMIWSVLRRTPEEATLGGVGD from the coding sequence ATGTCCAAACGCCCCGCCGCCCTGATCTTTATCCTCATCACCGCATTGATCGACATCATGGGCATCGGGCTGATCATCCCGGTCCTGCCGGGGCTGGTCAAGGAACTGGCCGGATCGGAGGCGGCAGGGGCGCGCGACATCGGCCTGCTGACGGCGGCTTATGCGCTGATGCAATTCGTGTTCGCCCCCATTCTGGGCACGCTGAGTGACCGCTACGGGCGGCGGCCCGTGCTGCTCCTCAGCCTGCTGGGCATGGCGCTGGATTACCTGCTGCTGTTCTTTGCACCCAGCCTGTGGTGGCTCCTCATTGGTCGCCTGATCGCCGGGGTCACCGGGGCCAGTCTGACGGTGGCGAACGCCTACATTGCCGACGTGACCCCTCCTGCGGACCGCGCCAAGAACTTCGGGCTGCTGGGGGCAACGTTTGGTCTGGGCTTTATCCTGGGGCCAGCGCTGGGCGGGCTGCTGGGCGAATACGGGTTGCGGGTGCCGTTTCTGGCGGCGGCAGCCTTGAGCGGCCTGAATCTGCTATACGGCTATTTCGTGCTGCCCGAATCGCTGCCCGCCTCGGCGCGGGGCAAGAAGCTCAACCGCAAGGACCTCAATCCTCTCACTCCACTGAAGGCGCTGGGCGAGTACGCGCTGCTCAGGAGTTTGGCGCTGACCTTTGTGCTGCTGGGGCTGGCCGGGCAGGTCATCTTCAGCACCTGGGTCCTGTACACGGAGGGCGTGCTGAGCTGGACGCCACTGCAAAACGGAATCGCGCTGGCCTTCTTCGGCCTGTTGACGGCGGTGGTGCAGGGCGGATTGATCGGCATATCCATCAAGAAACTGGGCGAGCGGCGCACCATCCTGCTGGGGCTGGCGCTGTCCACCGCCGAATTCCTGCTCCTGAGCGTGGCGCGCAGTTCCCCGGTGCTGTACGCCTCATTGGTGGTGGGCGCGGGCGGCGGGCTGGCGCAACCGGCCATTCAGGGCCTGATCAGCCGTCAGGTCAGCGAGACCGAGCAGGGGCGCGTACAGGGCGCGATTACCAGCCTGACCAGTCTGGTGGGGGTGGTGGGGCCGATTGTCGCCACCGCCGTCTTTGCCTATTTCAACGGCGGCGGCGCGTCCGTGCGGGTGCCGGGGGCGGCGTTCATCATGGGGGCCGCGCTCTCGCTGGCGGGCCTGTTCATGATCTGGTCCGTGCTGCGCCGCACGCCGGAAGAGGCGACGCTGGGCGGCGTGGGCGACTGA
- a CDS encoding helix-turn-helix domain-containing protein, giving the protein MNTELSTPGPSATAVEKGFCPVYRAIGVLQEKWVLHIVRALLDGEKGFNELARAVGGCNSATLTQRLEHLETLKIIGKRTEDTHGKLARSVYTLTPVGRELQSVIDAIDTWGRAHLQEGPPSVAGC; this is encoded by the coding sequence ATGAACACGGAACTTTCCACTCCCGGCCCCTCTGCCACGGCAGTCGAGAAGGGCTTTTGCCCGGTCTACCGGGCCATTGGCGTGTTGCAGGAGAAGTGGGTGCTGCACATCGTCCGCGCGCTGCTGGACGGCGAAAAGGGCTTCAATGAGCTGGCCCGCGCGGTGGGCGGCTGCAACAGCGCCACATTGACCCAGCGTCTGGAACACCTGGAAACGCTCAAGATCATCGGCAAGCGTACCGAGGACACGCACGGCAAGCTGGCCCGTAGCGTCTACACGCTGACCCCGGTGGGCCGCGAGTTGCAGAGCGTCATCGATGCCATCGACACCTGGGGCCGCGCCCACCTGCAAGAAGGGCCTCCGAGCGTGGCGGGCTGCTGA